The following are encoded in a window of Nitrospirota bacterium genomic DNA:
- a CDS encoding N-carbamoylputrescine amidase: MRIAGIQISAGPDVERNIQRAVEMAEVAAEKDARVICYPELFLNTWFPKKENQAHFSWALSSLGGTLGRFQQVSEKTGAVLIVPFFESVSGKYFNSAAVFDCGKQLGIYRKLHLPNIPFYREQFYFSNGDSGIPVFETSQGRIGVQICWDNLFPEGSRVLALKGAEVVFAPTASSLNTHNLWERAICANAFANNMFIFRVNRVGQEDGVSFYGRSFCVDPWGEMASELAGGKEAIVLADIDLAERAAATETWGFLKNRKPGEYGDLVK; the protein is encoded by the coding sequence ATGCGAATAGCCGGTATACAGATCAGCGCTGGTCCGGACGTTGAAAGGAACATCCAGCGCGCCGTGGAAATGGCCGAGGTGGCGGCTGAAAAGGACGCCAGGGTCATCTGCTATCCCGAACTGTTCCTGAACACCTGGTTCCCGAAAAAGGAAAACCAGGCTCACTTCTCATGGGCACTCAGCTCGCTGGGCGGGACCCTCGGCCGGTTCCAACAGGTTTCCGAGAAGACCGGGGCCGTGCTCATTGTCCCGTTCTTCGAATCCGTCAGCGGAAAATACTTCAACAGCGCGGCGGTCTTTGATTGCGGCAAACAGCTCGGCATCTACCGCAAACTGCACCTTCCGAATATTCCCTTCTATCGCGAACAATTCTACTTTTCCAACGGAGACTCCGGGATCCCCGTGTTCGAGACGTCGCAGGGCAGGATCGGCGTCCAGATCTGCTGGGACAATCTTTTCCCCGAGGGCAGCCGGGTCCTCGCGCTCAAGGGCGCCGAGGTCGTGTTCGCGCCGACAGCCTCGTCGCTCAATACGCACAACCTCTGGGAACGGGCCATATGCGCCAACGCCTTTGCCAACAATATGTTCATCTTCCGGGTCAACCGTGTGGGGCAGGAGGACGGCGTCTCGTTCTACGGCAGGAGCTTCTGCGTGGATCCCTGGGGCGAGATGGCATCCGAGCTTGCCGGCGGCAAGGAAGCGATCGTTCTTGCCGATATCGACCTCGCGGAACGCGCCGCCGCCACGGAGACCTGGGGATTCCTCAAGAACCGCAAGCCCGGCGAGTATGGCGATCTGGTGAAATAA
- a CDS encoding clostripain-related cysteine peptidase, producing the protein MKRSNAQIACLILVALFMSLLSCSSGGGGDNGTAGSRKWTYMVYIGGDNNLSDAAVADLNEMETVGSSDNVAIAVQVELSPRYTAGAPSDTYRILVQQDSDPNNVSTQGDSIGNVDMANPATLKAFINWAKDTYPAEHYALVVWDHGAGWKTKKFSSPARGAVQDETSGTFMSLPDLAKGVADSGVHFDIINFDACLMAMYEVAYEFKGLTDYMVFSEQTEPGEGDPYDTILAALAANPSMSSRDLSSTIVTKYDAFYTTNDRGGTTKSAVDMSKLDALDMKLLALGTALKSDAASSGVMTTARTIRLDYAYEANHDLGDLCDYLATSAAGPAVKTAAAEVKTALTSMVIANQTNGTDMANSAGLAVYLPLASETNTADLGSYSLLASNKTSRAAASGTWGSYLETLISGAGGGTAIYKPGNFGIKIVWTNVSDQSCNADVDLYVFEPTPSGTGDLFAPWMGQTSPNGFFSADSAASGKSEEYYLANEQVLAGEYYFLVNYYADGATCTKAKVHIYLYDPASLGDSNWHEATSAPVSLDLSSPWTNQPLTSIADLNNYSDWWVPFYITKDSDMTQIVSGSNPLELNKRSQMIIQYKKGFRLF; encoded by the coding sequence ATGAAACGTTCTAACGCGCAAATTGCTTGCCTGATCTTAGTGGCCTTGTTTATGTCGTTGTTGTCATGCAGCAGCGGCGGAGGAGGAGATAACGGCACTGCCGGCTCACGCAAGTGGACCTATATGGTCTATATCGGCGGGGATAACAACCTGTCGGATGCCGCTGTAGCCGACCTGAATGAAATGGAAACGGTCGGATCTTCGGACAATGTCGCAATTGCGGTGCAGGTGGAGTTAAGCCCGAGGTATACGGCAGGCGCTCCGTCAGACACGTACCGGATCCTGGTCCAGCAAGACAGTGATCCGAATAACGTGAGTACGCAAGGCGACAGCATCGGCAACGTTGATATGGCAAATCCGGCCACGTTGAAGGCCTTTATCAACTGGGCGAAAGACACGTATCCGGCGGAGCATTATGCCCTCGTGGTCTGGGACCACGGCGCCGGCTGGAAAACGAAAAAGTTTTCCAGTCCTGCGAGAGGCGCGGTCCAGGATGAAACGAGCGGGACATTCATGAGCCTGCCCGATCTGGCAAAGGGAGTCGCAGATTCCGGCGTCCATTTTGACATCATCAACTTTGACGCCTGCCTCATGGCTATGTACGAAGTGGCCTATGAGTTCAAGGGATTGACCGACTATATGGTCTTTTCAGAGCAGACCGAGCCGGGCGAGGGGGACCCCTATGATACGATCCTCGCCGCCCTTGCCGCGAACCCCTCAATGAGCAGTCGGGACCTCTCGAGCACGATCGTGACCAAATATGACGCGTTCTATACAACCAATGACCGTGGCGGGACCACAAAGTCAGCCGTGGATATGTCGAAGCTTGACGCGCTCGACATGAAGTTGCTTGCGCTCGGCACGGCACTGAAGAGCGATGCTGCCAGCTCCGGTGTAATGACAACGGCCCGCACGATCAGACTGGACTATGCCTATGAGGCTAACCATGATCTTGGAGACTTGTGTGACTATCTGGCGACCAGCGCTGCCGGACCCGCAGTGAAAACCGCCGCCGCTGAGGTTAAGACTGCCCTCACCTCCATGGTTATCGCCAATCAGACGAACGGAACGGACATGGCGAATTCCGCTGGTCTTGCTGTATACCTTCCTCTGGCAAGTGAAACCAACACTGCTGATCTTGGCAGTTATTCGCTTCTTGCCAGTAACAAGACCAGCCGGGCAGCTGCATCGGGGACCTGGGGATCATACCTGGAAACGCTTATCAGCGGTGCCGGCGGAGGAACAGCAATATACAAGCCGGGTAATTTTGGCATTAAAATTGTCTGGACCAATGTGAGCGACCAGTCTTGCAACGCTGATGTTGATCTCTATGTATTCGAACCAACACCGAGTGGAACCGGGGACCTTTTTGCACCCTGGATGGGACAGACCAGCCCGAATGGATTTTTCTCGGCAGACTCCGCTGCCTCAGGGAAGTCTGAAGAATATTACCTTGCCAACGAACAGGTGTTAGCCGGGGAATACTACTTCCTGGTCAATTATTATGCTGACGGGGCGACATGTACTAAGGCAAAGGTTCATATCTATTTATACGATCCTGCTTCTCTTGGAGACAGTAACTGGCATGAAGCAACGTCTGCTCCGGTGTCGTTGGACCTTTCAAGCCCATGGACAAACCAACCGCTCACCTCGATCGCGGATCTGAACAACTATTCCGACTGGTGGGTGCCGTTTTACATAACGAAAGATTCGGACATGACTCAGATTGTGAGCGGATCGAACCCGCTGGAACTGAACAAGCGGTCGCAAATGATCATTCAATACAAGAAAGGTTTCCGGTTATTTTAG
- a CDS encoding nitroreductase family protein, with protein MELFDAIQGRKSIRKFKRTPVPDEDVNTILDAGRRAPSANNTQPWRFVVIRDRALLGKMADAAREMVDRMLPYAEDEKQAQRLAAYKSSFYTFFENAPVVIAVFMGKYSAGTDRLLARMGYSAGDILRLRPLPGLQSVSAAIQNMLLASHALGYGSCWMTGPLVAQEAFEKLLDYDKDTFIAALLPVGVPDEDPPARNRKGLEEIVKQIL; from the coding sequence ATGGAATTGTTCGACGCAATACAGGGAAGAAAAAGCATCCGCAAATTCAAGCGGACGCCGGTGCCTGATGAGGATGTAAATACGATCCTCGACGCAGGCAGACGCGCGCCCTCGGCGAACAACACCCAGCCGTGGCGGTTTGTCGTCATCAGGGACAGGGCGCTTCTGGGGAAGATGGCTGATGCGGCGCGGGAGATGGTCGACCGGATGCTCCCGTATGCCGAGGACGAGAAACAGGCCCAGCGGCTTGCCGCGTACAAGAGCAGCTTTTATACTTTTTTTGAGAATGCCCCGGTCGTGATCGCCGTGTTCATGGGAAAATACAGCGCGGGAACGGACCGTCTGCTTGCCAGGATGGGATATTCAGCCGGGGACATCCTGCGGCTCCGGCCCCTGCCTGGTTTGCAGAGTGTTTCCGCCGCCATCCAGAACATGCTGCTCGCAAGTCATGCGCTCGGCTACGGTTCCTGCTGGATGACCGGCCCGCTCGTGGCGCAGGAGGCATTCGAAAAGTTGCTGGACTACGACAAGGATACCTTTATTGCCGCCCTGTTGCCGGTCGGCGTGCCTGACGAAGACCCGCCCGCGAGGAATCGTAAGGGGCTTGAAGAGATCGTAAAACAGATTCTGTAG
- a CDS encoding 3-deoxy-7-phosphoheptulonate synthase — translation MSFEYIQEIPQPQNILASMPLSPELAEIKKKRDQDIKAALVRENNKLILIIGPCSAHDEDAVCDYIARLAKVQDEVKDRIIIIPRIYTNKPRTTGIGYKGMAHQPKLQEKPNIVEGIKAIRKMHLRAIKESHLPAADEMLYPGNYPYLEDVLSYVAVGARSVENQAHRLTCSGLDIPVGMKNPTSGDMEVTLNSIQAAQAPHVFSYNRWEVKTSGNPLTHAVLRGAVDHHGLAVPNYHYEDLHTFAESYQKRGLTNPAIIVDTNHANSDKKFAEQPRIAMEVMQSRRHSSILRDLIRGFMIESFIEEGAQKVTENVYGKSITDPCLGWKDSEKLIRDLAGMV, via the coding sequence ATGAGCTTTGAATATATTCAAGAAATACCGCAGCCCCAGAATATCCTTGCGTCGATGCCGCTTTCCCCGGAACTGGCGGAGATCAAGAAAAAACGCGACCAGGACATCAAGGCGGCGCTTGTCCGCGAAAACAACAAACTGATCCTGATCATCGGGCCGTGTTCGGCACATGATGAGGACGCGGTGTGCGATTATATCGCGCGGCTGGCAAAGGTCCAGGACGAGGTGAAAGACAGGATCATCATCATCCCGCGCATCTACACCAACAAGCCGCGCACGACCGGGATCGGGTACAAGGGCATGGCACACCAGCCGAAGCTCCAGGAAAAGCCGAATATCGTGGAGGGCATCAAGGCGATCAGGAAGATGCACCTGCGCGCGATCAAGGAGTCCCATCTTCCCGCCGCCGACGAGATGCTCTACCCCGGCAACTATCCCTACCTTGAGGATGTCCTGAGCTATGTTGCCGTGGGCGCCCGTTCGGTCGAGAACCAGGCGCACCGTTTGACGTGCAGCGGCCTCGATATTCCCGTGGGCATGAAGAACCCGACGTCGGGCGATATGGAGGTGACGCTCAATTCCATCCAGGCCGCCCAGGCGCCCCATGTATTCAGCTACAACCGCTGGGAAGTGAAGACATCCGGCAATCCGCTCACGCACGCCGTGCTTCGGGGCGCGGTGGACCATCATGGCCTCGCGGTGCCGAATTATCATTATGAGGACCTCCATACCTTCGCCGAGTCCTATCAAAAGCGCGGACTCACCAATCCCGCGATCATTGTGGACACGAACCACGCGAACTCCGACAAGAAGTTTGCCGAACAGCCCCGGATCGCCATGGAAGTGATGCAGAGCCGACGGCATTCGTCCATACTCAGGGACCTGATCAGGGGCTTCATGATCGAGAGCTTCATCGAAGAAGGCGCGCAGAAGGTGACGGAGAACGTGTATGGCAAGTCCATCACCGACCCGTGCCTGGGATGGAAGGACTCGGAAAAGCTGATCCGGGATTTGGCGGGGATGGTGTAA